A genome region from Setaria italica strain Yugu1 chromosome III, Setaria_italica_v2.0, whole genome shotgun sequence includes the following:
- the LOC101771611 gene encoding uncharacterized protein LOC101771611 isoform X1 has translation MAAATVMRSARGGGARRPFAPVVVSPPPPSRAGNQLAPEEAVLGGAGAGGKAAKKCGSGSPPVSFTSKKTPAAAAGRVSSMRRVGSCAKRCSTPGAAAYVAPRAPVRGVSEAVGNKVRAMISSPTCSEARQERRGSEASASRKRATRSATMEEAIAGLPEPGEGRVKYLVDTFERLLFLAGGDGPEARGRGARRKNEATVTAASAPATPPGADVSYPSIASSSEVSFPGIAGVACILDASDRTSRITRARGQRRQRTYNSTGSSERGWSRKVTRVTSQHPFNLRTEQRGRVKEENFVQRLRKKQMEEERLRNPLAQGLPYTTDEPETPVKPPMKEPTEPIDLVLHSDVRAVGRSKFDHQVSCPLRCSLAVEEFLRAMHRLSSILQVAERNSFMEEVKLERERQQRVDEEFEIKQLRKEQVPRAHPMPDFTRPFVPKRSVKPKTIPREPRFQPRLMRHISKA, from the exons ATGGCCGCCGCGACGGTGATGAGGAGcgccagaggaggaggagcgcggcggccgttcgcgccggtggtggtgtcgccgccgccgccgtcgcgggcgGGGAATCAACTGGCGCCAGAGGAGGCGGTTcttggcggcgccggcgccggcggcaaggcGGCCAAGAAGTGCGGCTCTGGCTCACCCCCTGTTTCTTTCACGTCCAAgaagacgccggcggcggcggcggggagggtgTCGAGCATGAGGAGGGTGGGTTCTTGCGCCAAGAGGTGCTCGactccgggggcggcggcgtacgtcgcgccgcgcgcgccggtgCGGGGAGTCTCCGAGGCGGTGGGCAACAAGGTGAGGGCCATGATCTCGTCGCCCACCTGCAGCGAGGCCCGCCAAGAACGGCGGGGCAGTGAGGCCTCCGCCTCGAGGAAGCGGGCAACGAGGAGTGCGACGATGGAGGAGGCCATTGCGGGCCTCCCGGAGCCCGGCGAGGGCCGCGTCAAGTACCTGGTGGACACGTTCGAGCGGCTCCTCTtcctggccggcggcgacgggcccGAGGCGCGGGGCAggggcgcgaggaggaagaacgAGGCGACCgtgacggcggcgtcggcgccagCAACGCCGCCGGGCGCCGACGTGTCGTACCCTTCCATCGCCTCCTCGTCCGAGGTCTCCTTCCCCGGTATCGCCGGCGTCGCCTGCATCCTCGACGCCTCCGATCGCACCAG CAGGATAACCCGCGCACGAGGCCAACGCCGGCAGAGGACATACAAT AGCACCGGCTCGTCAGAGAGGGGTTGGAGCAGGAAGGTGACTAGGGTGACGAGCCAGCATCCGTTCAACCTTAGGACTGAG CAAAGAGGAAGGGTGAAGGAAGAGAATTTTGTTCAGAGATTGAGAAAGAAGCAGATGGAGGAGGAAAGACTGCGCAACCCACTGGCTCAAGGTTTACCCTATACCACTGATGAACCAGAG ACTCCGGTGAAACCTCCAATGAAGGAACCCACTGAACCGATCGATCTCGTGCTGCACAGTGACGTGCGCGCAGTCGGTCGCTCCAAGTTTGATCACCAAGTAAGTTGTCCATTGCGATGCTCGCTCGCCGTCGAAGAGTTCCTGAGGGCCATGCACCGGCTATCTTCCATCCTGCAGGTCGCCGAGCGAAACAGCTTCATGGAGGAAGTGAAATTGGAGAGGGAAAGACAGCAAAGG GTGGATGAGGAGTTCGAGATCAAGCAGCTGAGGAAGGAGCAGGTGCCGAGAGCACATCCGATGCCAGATTTTACCAGGCCATTTGTGCCAAAAAG GTCAGTGAAGCCTAAGACGATTCCCAGGGAGCCAAGATTTCAACCCAGATTGATGAGGCACATCTCAAAGGCATAA
- the LOC101754982 gene encoding polyadenylate-binding protein, cytoplasmic and nuclear isoform X1, protein MAAARRDFDEQDRRAAKGTEVFVGGLPRSATESTLREVFSPCGEIVDVRIMKDQNGLPKGYAFVRFAKREYANTAKRQKNGMELQGKRLVVDLSMDQDTLFFGNLCKEWTSEEFEELIHKTFKDVVSVDLAMASNLGSSSKRHINRGFAFVRFSSHSAAARVIRIGSRTDFMLGDVLHPAINWADKESHVDADEMAKITTAFVGNLPANVNEEYLRKLFEQFGEVIRLAISRKGQCPVGFVHFASRSELDNAIKEMDGETVRGPDQGPAFKIQVSVARPAVDNEKKRSREEVRTRRSNISGDRPDYSYGRYGHDSHDRQVKAPRLSNYVADASDPYESALASLPSAVKEVLLRILRLGIGTRYDIDVHCVKSLNELPESSAVAVLNKFLISGGDKRNKGDYFASLIAKHQAEAFGYSLHDTTYLPRNSEMHGKRYTHEDYDYMAPGSSRYNSGHDPSSYYDDLPVSQSRIRRYGEERSTIVRNTESRHNELDIKRYSEPRLAHESRHTTGKLIDRRYIQDQSLSIERSAEQAVLSRERRFLPAAGYSTDLSSDFRSRSPAEYSAERQQVRFDPFTGEPYKFDPFTGEPIRPEQNQRRSGSLY, encoded by the exons atggcggcggcgcggcgcgactTCGACGAGCAAG ATCGCCGGGCGGCGAAAGGCACCGAGGTGTTCGTCGGCGGGCTGCCGCGGTCGGCGACGGAAAGCACGCTCCGGGAG GTATTTTCTCCTTGTGGAGAGATCGTTGACGTGCGTATAATGAAAGATCAGAATGGCCTTCCAAAG GGATATGCTTTCGTGCGGTTTGCAAAGAGGGAGTACGCTAATACAGCTAAAAGGCAAAAGAATGGTATGGAG CTACAAGGAAAGAGGCTTGTTGTCGATCTTTCAATGGATCAAGATACACTTTTCTTTGGAAATCTTTGCAAAG AGTGGACTTCAGAAGAATTTGAAGAATTGATTCACAAG ACATTCAAAGATGTTGTTTCGGTGGACCTTGCAATGGCTTCAAATCTTGGTTCATCAAGCAAAAGGCATATAAACCGAGGTTTTGCATTCGTGCGATTTTCTTCTCACTCA GCGGCGGCACGAGTAATCCGTATCGGTTCCAGAACAGATTTTATGCTTGGCGATGTTTTGCATCCTGCTATAAATTGGGCTGATAAGGAGTCTCATGTGGATGCTGATGAAATGGCCAAG ATTACGACTGCTTTTGTTGGGAATCTGCCAGCAAACGTAAACGAGGAGTACTTGAGAAAGCTTTTTGAACAGTTCGGGGAG GTAATACGGCTTGCTATCTCAAGAAAAGGACAATGTCCAGTTGGATTTGTTCACTTTGCCAGTCGCTCA GAGCTGGACAATGCTATAAAAGAAATGGATGGTGAAACAGTGAGAGGACCTGATCAAGGACCGGCTTTCAAGATCCAG GTGTCAGTTGCTCGACCTGCAGTAGACAATGAGAAGAAGCGATCTCGTGAAGAAGTGAGAACTAGAAGATCAAATATATCAGGAGATAGGCCAGATTATTCATATGGAAGATATGGACATGATTCACATGATCGTCAAGTGAAAGCTCCGAGATTATCTAATTAT GTGGCTGATGCCTCTGACCCCTATGAATCAGCTCTTGCTTCACTGCCTTCAGCTGTCAAGGAAGTCTTGCTTCGAATTCTACGTCTGGGAATTGGTACTCGATATGAC ATTGATGTCCATTGTGTAAAAAGCCTCAATGAGCTTCCTGAGTCATCTGCTGTTGCTGTCCTTAATAAG TTTTTGATATCAGGTGGAGATAAACGCAATAAAGGCGATTATTTTGCTTCATTGATTGCTAAG CACCAGGCTGAAGCCTTTGGCTACTCATTACACGATACTACTTATTTGCCGAGAAATTCTGAAATGCATGGCAAGCGATACACACATGAAGATTATGATTACATGGCACCCGG GAGCAGTAGATACAACTCAGGCCATGATCCTTCATCATATTACGATGATCTACCAGTGTCTCAGTCAAGGATTAGAAGATAtggtgaagaaagatccaccattGTAAGAAACACAGAATCGCGACACAATGAACTGGACATCAAAAGATACTCAGAACCAAGATTAGCCCATGAATCAAGACATACCACTGGAAAGCTTATTGATCGAAGATACATACAAGACCAGAGTTTAAGTATTGAAAGATCAGCTGAACAAGCTGTTCTGTCTAGGGAAAGGAGATTCCTGCCTGCTGCAGGGTACAGCACGGACTTAAGCTCGGATTTCCGCTCCAGGTCGCCTGCTGAATATTCGGCAGAACGCCAACAAGTAAGGTTTGATCCCTTCACAGGGGAGCCTTACAAGTTTGATCCCTTCACCGGGGAGCCCATCAGGCCCGAACAAAATCAGCGGCGCTCAGGAAGCTTGTACTGA
- the LOC101754982 gene encoding polyadenylate-binding protein, cytoplasmic and nuclear isoform X2: MAAARRDFDEQDRRAAKGTEVFVGGLPRSATESTLREVFSPCGEIVDVRIMKDQNGLPKGYAFVRFAKREYANTAKRQKNGMELQGKRLVVDLSMDQDTLFFGNLCKEWTSEEFEELIHKTFKDVVSVDLAMASNLGSSSKRHINRGFAFVRFSSHSAAARVIRIGSRTDFMLGDVLHPAINWADKESHVDADEMAKITTAFVGNLPANVNEEYLRKLFEQFGEVIRLAISRKGQCPVGFVHFASRSELDNAIKEMDGETVRGPDQGPAFKIQVSVARPAVDNEKKRSREEVRTRRSNISGDRPDYSYGRYGHDSHDRQVKAPRLSNYVADASDPYESALASLPSAVKEVLLRILRLGIGTRYDIDVHCVKSLNELPESSAVAVLNKFLISGGDKRNKGDYFASLIAKHQAEAFGYSLHDTTYLPRNSEMHGKRYTHEDYDYMAPGRYNSGHDPSSYYDDLPVSQSRIRRYGEERSTIVRNTESRHNELDIKRYSEPRLAHESRHTTGKLIDRRYIQDQSLSIERSAEQAVLSRERRFLPAAGYSTDLSSDFRSRSPAEYSAERQQVRFDPFTGEPYKFDPFTGEPIRPEQNQRRSGSLY, encoded by the exons atggcggcggcgcggcgcgactTCGACGAGCAAG ATCGCCGGGCGGCGAAAGGCACCGAGGTGTTCGTCGGCGGGCTGCCGCGGTCGGCGACGGAAAGCACGCTCCGGGAG GTATTTTCTCCTTGTGGAGAGATCGTTGACGTGCGTATAATGAAAGATCAGAATGGCCTTCCAAAG GGATATGCTTTCGTGCGGTTTGCAAAGAGGGAGTACGCTAATACAGCTAAAAGGCAAAAGAATGGTATGGAG CTACAAGGAAAGAGGCTTGTTGTCGATCTTTCAATGGATCAAGATACACTTTTCTTTGGAAATCTTTGCAAAG AGTGGACTTCAGAAGAATTTGAAGAATTGATTCACAAG ACATTCAAAGATGTTGTTTCGGTGGACCTTGCAATGGCTTCAAATCTTGGTTCATCAAGCAAAAGGCATATAAACCGAGGTTTTGCATTCGTGCGATTTTCTTCTCACTCA GCGGCGGCACGAGTAATCCGTATCGGTTCCAGAACAGATTTTATGCTTGGCGATGTTTTGCATCCTGCTATAAATTGGGCTGATAAGGAGTCTCATGTGGATGCTGATGAAATGGCCAAG ATTACGACTGCTTTTGTTGGGAATCTGCCAGCAAACGTAAACGAGGAGTACTTGAGAAAGCTTTTTGAACAGTTCGGGGAG GTAATACGGCTTGCTATCTCAAGAAAAGGACAATGTCCAGTTGGATTTGTTCACTTTGCCAGTCGCTCA GAGCTGGACAATGCTATAAAAGAAATGGATGGTGAAACAGTGAGAGGACCTGATCAAGGACCGGCTTTCAAGATCCAG GTGTCAGTTGCTCGACCTGCAGTAGACAATGAGAAGAAGCGATCTCGTGAAGAAGTGAGAACTAGAAGATCAAATATATCAGGAGATAGGCCAGATTATTCATATGGAAGATATGGACATGATTCACATGATCGTCAAGTGAAAGCTCCGAGATTATCTAATTAT GTGGCTGATGCCTCTGACCCCTATGAATCAGCTCTTGCTTCACTGCCTTCAGCTGTCAAGGAAGTCTTGCTTCGAATTCTACGTCTGGGAATTGGTACTCGATATGAC ATTGATGTCCATTGTGTAAAAAGCCTCAATGAGCTTCCTGAGTCATCTGCTGTTGCTGTCCTTAATAAG TTTTTGATATCAGGTGGAGATAAACGCAATAAAGGCGATTATTTTGCTTCATTGATTGCTAAG CACCAGGCTGAAGCCTTTGGCTACTCATTACACGATACTACTTATTTGCCGAGAAATTCTGAAATGCATGGCAAGCGATACACACATGAAGATTATGATTACATGGCACCCGG TAGATACAACTCAGGCCATGATCCTTCATCATATTACGATGATCTACCAGTGTCTCAGTCAAGGATTAGAAGATAtggtgaagaaagatccaccattGTAAGAAACACAGAATCGCGACACAATGAACTGGACATCAAAAGATACTCAGAACCAAGATTAGCCCATGAATCAAGACATACCACTGGAAAGCTTATTGATCGAAGATACATACAAGACCAGAGTTTAAGTATTGAAAGATCAGCTGAACAAGCTGTTCTGTCTAGGGAAAGGAGATTCCTGCCTGCTGCAGGGTACAGCACGGACTTAAGCTCGGATTTCCGCTCCAGGTCGCCTGCTGAATATTCGGCAGAACGCCAACAAGTAAGGTTTGATCCCTTCACAGGGGAGCCTTACAAGTTTGATCCCTTCACCGGGGAGCCCATCAGGCCCGAACAAAATCAGCGGCGCTCAGGAAGCTTGTACTGA
- the LOC101755659 gene encoding uncharacterized protein LOC101755659, whose amino-acid sequence MRRPAGMARGGAAVTAAGRATRVMRAAVSAFFGGYHCFTSVAALLALPFSAAVLASEAAAPSSATLRGTAARLRSVFAAAGFPPSPFFALLEAKLSQTVFTFAATLPFALTFLLLAKACVAAMLRDRDDGGVAPPRRQQRKLASALPPCGAVVRAYPAVAATHLLNAFLMLSANAAVFSLLLLAFGAADLLGLTSHFWTLALSAAGAIVYSLAIGVATVVCNLAVIVAATEPGCAGHAAVLRACVAIRGRVSTALALALPTNLGMAAAEALFGLRVVAQRRSAGRLAPGVAGEAFSIAYIHAICVVLEIIVSCMFYRSCKRSEADELRELEPEEKGDLQA is encoded by the coding sequence ATGAGGAGGCCAGCGGGGATGGCgcgcggtggcgcggcggtgacggcggcggggagggcgacGAGGGTGATGCGGGCCGCGGTGTCGGCGTTCTTCGGCGGGTACCACTGCTTCACCTccgtggcggcgctgctggcgcTGCCGttctcggcggcggtgctggcgtccgaggcggcggcgccgtcgtcggcgacgctgcgggggacggcggcgcggctccGCTCCGTATTCGCCGCCGCGGGGTTCCCGCCGTCGCCCTTCTTCGCGCTGCTCGAGGCCAAGCTCTCGCAGACCGTCTTCACGTTCGCGGCCACGCTGCCGTTCGCGCTCACGTTCCTGCTGCTCGCCAAGGCCTGCGTCGCCGCCATGCTCCGGGaccgggacgacggcggcgtcgcgccgccccggcggcaGCAACGAAAGCTCGCCTCCGCGCTCCCGCCGTGCGGCGCCGTCGTCCGCGCGTAcccggccgtcgccgccacgcACCTCCTCAACGCCTTCCTCATGCTCTCCGCCAACGCCGCCGTGTTctcgctgctcctcctcgccttcgGCGCCGCCGACCTGCTCGGCCTCACCTCCCACTTCTGGACGCTCGCGCTCTCCGCCGCGGGCGCCATCGTCTACTCCCTCGCCATCGGCGTCGCCACCGTGGTCTGCAACCTCGCCGTCATCGTGGCCGCGACGGAGCCCGGGTGCGCGGGGCACGCCGCCGTGCTCAGGGCGTGCGTGGCGATCAGGGGCCGGGTGTCgacggcgctggcgctggcgctaCCGACCAACctcgggatggcggcggccgaggcgctGTTCGGGCTCCGCGTTGTCGCGCAGCGCCGGAGCGCCGGGAGGCTCGCGCCGGGGGTCGCCGGCGAGGCATTCTCCATCGCCTACATCCACGCGATCTGCGTCGTGCTCGAGATCATCGTCAGCTGCATGTTCTACCGGAGCTGCAAGAGGAGTGAAGCTGACGAGCTCAGAGAGCTCGAGCCAGAGGAGAAGGGTGATCTCCAGGCTTGA
- the LOC101771611 gene encoding uncharacterized protein LOC101771611 isoform X2 produces MAAATVMRSARGGGARRPFAPVVVSPPPPSRAGNQLAPEEAVLGGAGAGGKAAKKCGSGSPPVSFTSKKTPAAAAGRVSSMRRVGSCAKRCSTPGAAAYVAPRAPVRGVSEAVGNKVRAMISSPTCSEARQERRGSEASASRKRATRSATMEEAIAGLPEPGEGRVKYLVDTFERLLFLAGGDGPEARGRGARRKNEATVTAASAPATPPGADVSYPSIASSSEVSFPGIAGVACILDASDRTSRITRARGQRRQRTYNSTGSSERGWSRKVTRVTSQHPFNLRTEQRGRVKEENFVQRLRKKQMEEERLRNPLAQGLPYTTDEPETPVKPPMKEPTEPIDLVLHSDVRAVGRSKFDHQVAERNSFMEEVKLERERQQRVDEEFEIKQLRKEQVPRAHPMPDFTRPFVPKRSVKPKTIPREPRFQPRLMRHISKA; encoded by the exons ATGGCCGCCGCGACGGTGATGAGGAGcgccagaggaggaggagcgcggcggccgttcgcgccggtggtggtgtcgccgccgccgccgtcgcgggcgGGGAATCAACTGGCGCCAGAGGAGGCGGTTcttggcggcgccggcgccggcggcaaggcGGCCAAGAAGTGCGGCTCTGGCTCACCCCCTGTTTCTTTCACGTCCAAgaagacgccggcggcggcggcggggagggtgTCGAGCATGAGGAGGGTGGGTTCTTGCGCCAAGAGGTGCTCGactccgggggcggcggcgtacgtcgcgccgcgcgcgccggtgCGGGGAGTCTCCGAGGCGGTGGGCAACAAGGTGAGGGCCATGATCTCGTCGCCCACCTGCAGCGAGGCCCGCCAAGAACGGCGGGGCAGTGAGGCCTCCGCCTCGAGGAAGCGGGCAACGAGGAGTGCGACGATGGAGGAGGCCATTGCGGGCCTCCCGGAGCCCGGCGAGGGCCGCGTCAAGTACCTGGTGGACACGTTCGAGCGGCTCCTCTtcctggccggcggcgacgggcccGAGGCGCGGGGCAggggcgcgaggaggaagaacgAGGCGACCgtgacggcggcgtcggcgccagCAACGCCGCCGGGCGCCGACGTGTCGTACCCTTCCATCGCCTCCTCGTCCGAGGTCTCCTTCCCCGGTATCGCCGGCGTCGCCTGCATCCTCGACGCCTCCGATCGCACCAG CAGGATAACCCGCGCACGAGGCCAACGCCGGCAGAGGACATACAAT AGCACCGGCTCGTCAGAGAGGGGTTGGAGCAGGAAGGTGACTAGGGTGACGAGCCAGCATCCGTTCAACCTTAGGACTGAG CAAAGAGGAAGGGTGAAGGAAGAGAATTTTGTTCAGAGATTGAGAAAGAAGCAGATGGAGGAGGAAAGACTGCGCAACCCACTGGCTCAAGGTTTACCCTATACCACTGATGAACCAGAG ACTCCGGTGAAACCTCCAATGAAGGAACCCACTGAACCGATCGATCTCGTGCTGCACAGTGACGTGCGCGCAGTCGGTCGCTCCAAGTTTGATCACCAA GTCGCCGAGCGAAACAGCTTCATGGAGGAAGTGAAATTGGAGAGGGAAAGACAGCAAAGG GTGGATGAGGAGTTCGAGATCAAGCAGCTGAGGAAGGAGCAGGTGCCGAGAGCACATCCGATGCCAGATTTTACCAGGCCATTTGTGCCAAAAAG GTCAGTGAAGCCTAAGACGATTCCCAGGGAGCCAAGATTTCAACCCAGATTGATGAGGCACATCTCAAAGGCATAA
- the LOC111256636 gene encoding uncharacterized protein LOC111256636 has translation MLLFDYIDKAAVLADRLQLPHQGTEAWSDDRQPKPKNKEAPMIKVADSFARILEDIPAEGTNQDGGESISIQEMLPDPTSDIEGTACADTSRTDGAVNDTDTTSAAAMPNNTERSSPIDNTLIGAFFTRPEPILHSEEPPLEEPNPPAHMESAKCRRP, from the exons ATGCTCCTCTTCGACTACATCGACAAAGCAGCGGTGCTGGCAGACAGGCTTCAATTACCCCATCAGGGGACTGAAGCCTGGTCTGACGATCGTCAACCCAAGCCAAAGAACAAGGAGGCGCCGATGATCAAGGTTGCAGATTCATTTGCACGCATCCTGGAAGACATACCAGCTGAAGGAACCAATCAAGACGGTGGGGAATCTATCTCCATCCAGGAG ATGCTGCCAGACCCGACCAGCGACATCGAAGGCACAGCATGCGCCGACACCAGCCGCACTGACGGAGCTGTTAATGACACGGACACGACGTccgccgccgcgatgccgaACAACACAGAACGCAGCAGCCCGATTGACAACACGCTCATCGGGGCTTTCTTTACCAGGCCGGAGCCAATCCTCCACAGCGAGGAGCCACCACTGGAGGAGCCGAATCCGCCGGCGCACATGGAGTCAGCCAAATGTCGCCGTCCATGA